Proteins encoded by one window of Lycium barbarum isolate Lr01 chromosome 11, ASM1917538v2, whole genome shotgun sequence:
- the LOC132619706 gene encoding uncharacterized protein LOC132619706, which translates to MVFKDVDEFRRAVTKYAVRKRVKVEKWVNEPTRVRVRCKDGCPWILYARLDKTTDVFQIKTYIPKHTCLQTTRNYLCNAKFIVETYRKRITEQPNIKVVQLQKLIRTKFNLHVGKTTDRRARAKVLKEIMGDHIQEFGKILYYRDELLRTNPGSTCVVKLAEPNADSRPVFLSFYICFDALKKAFQHCRKCIGLYGCFLKGVCRGQLLVAVYKDGNNQMFPLVWAVVEYENKSTWTWFIIILKEDLALGDGTDLTLITDMQKGLLVSIQDLLPAVEHRKCARHILANFSKEWRGLQRRQQFWRIAKSTFESQLRRNIELMKLLGPTKMMDKLMYYNIDYWCKVYFNTNVKVDSVHNNMAECFNAWILAARHKTIITMLEEIRVKMMARIGTLREFVNTWRCNYSPMCTKVLEENAKLSMQCNIEFNGAAGFEIREGLYQHTVDISRRQCSCRVWQLKGIPCAHALAAIQFKRFSPLI; encoded by the exons ATGGTCTTTAAAGATGTTGATGAGTTTAGGAGAGCAGTAACAAAATATGCTGTTAGGAAAAGGGTTAAGGTAGAAAAGTGGGTGAATGAGCCTACAAGGGTTAGGGTGAGGTGCAAGGATGGTTGTCCATGGATATTGTATGCTAGGCTTGATAAAACCACTGATGTTTTCCAAATTAAAACTTACATTCCAAAGCATACTTGCCTCCAAACTACCAGAAACTACTTGTGTAATGCCAAGTTTATTGTTGAGACCTATAGAAAGAGAATAACTGAGCAGCCAAACATTAAAGTTGTTCAGTTGCAAAAGCTAATTAGGACAAAGTTTAATCTTCATGTTGGTAAGACCACCGATAGAAGAGCAAGAGCAAAAGTACTGAAAGAAATCATGGGAGATCACATTCAGGAGTTTGGAAAAATCCTTTACTACAGGGATGAATTGTTAAGGACCAATCCTGGTTCCACTTGTGTAGTTAAACTTGCTGAACCAAATGCTGATAGTAGGCCTGTTTTTTTGAGTTTTTATATCTGTTTTGATGCTTTGAAGAAAGCATTTCAGCACTGTAGAAAATGTATTGGTTTATATGGTTGTTTTCTGAAAGGGGTTTGTAGAGGACAGTTGTTGGTAGCTGTGTATAAAGATGGTAATAACCAAATGTTTCCTCTGGTATGGGCTGTGGTGGAGTATGAAAACAAGAGCACTTGGACTTGGTTTATCATAATTTTGAAGGAAGATTTGGCACTTGGAGATGGGACAGATTTAACATTGATAACAGATATGCAGAAG GGACTATTGGTTTCTATTCAAGATCTTTTACCTGCTGTTGAACACAGAAAGTGTGCTAGgcacatcttggctaacttcagCAAAGAATGGAGAGGGCTACAGAGAAGACAACAGTTTTGGAGAATTGCCAAAAGTACCTTTGAGTCTCAACTAAGGAGAAATATTGAGCTGATGAAGTTGCTTGGTCCAACGAAAATGATGGACAAACTGATGTATTACAACATAGATTATTGGTGTAAGGTCTACTTCAACACTAATGTAAAAGTAGATTCTGTACATAACAATATGGCTGAGTGTTTTAATGCTTGGATCTTGGCTGCCAG GCACAAAACTATAATAACAATGCTTGAGGAGATTAGGGTGAAAATGATGGCAAGGATTGGAACATTGAGGGAGTTTGTAAACACTTGGAGATGTAACTACTCTCCAATGTGTACGAAGGTGTTAGAGGAAAATGCTAAACTTTCAATGCAATGTAACATTGAGTTTAATGGAGCTGCTGGTTTTGAAATTAGGGAAGGACTATATCAACACACTGTGGATATTTCTAGAAGGCAGTGCAGCTGTAGGGTGTGGCAGCTAAAAGGCATTCCGTGTGCACATGCTTTAGCTGCAATTCAGTTCAAAAG ATTTTCTCCACTGATTTAG